The Anoplolepis gracilipes chromosome 17, ASM4749672v1, whole genome shotgun sequence genome window below encodes:
- the LOC140675018 gene encoding uncharacterized protein isoform X2 — translation MGKVKKRPELLHCGKSRNILRNLMLRDFGLHTTHKTSTRELEPIAEANLVLRDHKELKCSLPGVPRATFLMVFSPDGTMVASTHGNHNVYITEISTGRNIRILSGHPRTPWCIAFHPSSSQILASGCLGGQVRVWDLSGGSEIWNADSHTVIASLAFHPFKRLLVIATYNEIHFWDWSKSQPFAVAATKTDKEKVRYVAFDNLGRKLITGIANTPQVQPQWDRAPVGQLLRTSLMNFERNFRSQPRQSLPDIELSPWHLWNHGSYGRGSTDSHTLDRTSRAYLFMRRGHEMSSFSRFTNHQFRNGTGRQEEARFQRRRNLSEELNQTNEATSSPNVTRNPPRPPSNPVNADNIENISDDSNDDDFPSTSSLRSRDREPNATNASHFRDTLYERWNNVFEDDRLHGRRDPERRINLCYRNLVDQYVTLVRRYFNISRNRDTIDRGTDPMDMPETSANSEESNNNRNESSAATESSIRRLRNELNSSAQANNSNLERHLQRYQRLLVERCEQEEIGTTLHNLREALNAAAENNSSCLVRLQRLRERLQRQTTTLFEYSNNRNTRLQLLRNALNDEIEALNNMEAQFTNTSSRIERLRDDFAMYGFLPRNRHIATDPSQVNLSDAEWRALTPNDGQLPSTSSASSMLSSRIHDDLHSESSAFPSTSDVRENEENNTVWPENASGTENTSNTLSRNTGRAIRRRFDATNTEDEPPRRRKRKLGPIMLHPYIGDSSSSSDESYAQASTSHNSASNFTVSSHSAFQPNVPKSTQRASSQNQEASASSSRVDETDRNNFPDNLNNESNGNNVQNNRTSRITQSSQETSRSQELNNRNSVRRVLWDAFQRNLHVDRVENNNTGQQVSLDDSENGYWLLEENSNSDSNLDDTNSNSNSNSRRWTSRWIQLDNSSRNSEYTNDVPNERTNPRSLSENGDQNFNDRHRDQRNHLLSPVSANPTRYEQPPLFPFRSLRENQSQRIEQNQIPSGSDSNNDAHSQMSNSGTVELTENVNDPIAVRIADTESDRENIRSTVMDRQQQQNQDQRNRDDANLDSSDIDPIILGADNIDPRESSLGVRQGIQLLSRHIDNMHRLCRARLEIVQLCQVRKMWEDLQRQIRSLHVTVRIERQNNDQTEAQRDNPGPSTSGASSSNESAKNFKKALLENYQRENNSESDRDARSYIDQSQPSTSRGIPDLDGNYEDESPSSGNRNIEESTTNISLSNLLPSDTELRRMQRLKLNEMLDGLYARLTSRCQNCDSHVTDVAPRAKNDDHTYANLTSDGDVQLPSMSSVVSNIGANSNLPAVTAITTTTEPLPSISSFVNSIDRASSSRSTQVSDTNANYTEMDDATANNNNNDNNNDNINADSLIQGSANQDGTNSAFASLESSANNCSRQRGKQKYLRRLKLLSLLRSHRGTRQNLRTQTNNPFRHCEHVRRPWNLRRNASQSSSSNNNDCLDADIDRTRSSNTSEYLQKMILRLETLVRQQRALARNSNNNRGSDGDNRRSETNRDNDNREMEEIREATRLRARQVLGLMVRSLIQFFEVTRSGNGSQSNVLYEQMYKLYVLLHLALELTDLLLAQLVITRRELESSQYRSFTTDLSVNNQNEEARSNSVDSSLQTENNRGNDNASRRNTDREWSIRNAPSTSSLESAEDLFSINRNRRFCLMAQQLKQLFRQRTQNSNNNLPENQSDPVVAAPNNDNGDDSNYDDNAQSEDNRHSTSEHALSAEVQSIVERIQSSSSIDNDEVRTGVENRIIDAAHNSRESRNFNDSYRRNYRNATVSEPAMRRRAYESRNSQERNTTLNESWRSYVSSSGDEQSSIRSSQQRPRWARQYARDTNSASFERRYGNSDANYLSAPNNRRFFGRGGASLRREFNVPELQVNSVPVNDFDFSGHLRRRDAPIMSPHMLPPYLINNFLHNNSDNRNNVRTNEPTVQPGVGWIGVPNNSRNRVLAFWRNRFGPVFIPRYSELTANGGSRSGEGAAGNPGGGNGSSSSSSGGGGGDGDGGGGDDGPGSAGGGGGGGNGEGGQEPGNDNDYLDIESIPVGMSFNSALEVQSYRVQAWDFSNGDIPDITDPDKNVVVRECKIHNDACIDISTDGKLLATLLPSGRINVTTMLGIYSLQWETLGERIYSTKIDQTVVSVSMSPTQQHLLVGLGRRVHIPARPFPMALIYKLKEKQLDDEKNVSSTDSTVESSYDSSDVEILDDNISTNTIPRRNNNNVASLVSSYRPNWRVRMRTELDIKRNRESMVLIRELLQSSRETSYINSLNCIRWAPQPGQGMIYATSTGQLNILQ, via the exons ATGGGGAAGGTTAAGAAGAGACCAGAATTGCTCCATTGTGGCAAATCACGCAATATATTGCGCAATTTAATGCTGAGAGATTTTGGATTACACACAACGCATAAAACTAGTACGCGTGAATTGGAGCCAATAGCTGAAGCGAACCTAGTACTAAGAGATCATAAAGAATtg aaatgtaGTTTACCTGGTGTTCCTAGAGCCACATTTTTGATGGTTTTCAGTCCTGATGG gaCTATGGTGGCATCTACACATGGAAATCACAATGTTTATATCACGGAAATTTCGACGGGAAGGAATATTAGAATTCTGTCTGGACATCCACGTACTCCGTGGTGCATAGCTTTCCATCCATCCTCCAGTCAGATTTTAGCGTCCGGCTGTTTGGGGGGTCAAGTTCGTGTATGGGATTTAAGC GGTGGTAGTGAAATTTGGAATGCTGATAGCCATACCGTTATCGCTTCTCTTGCGTTCCAtccatttaaaagattattggTTATAGCAACATACAATGAAATTCATTTTTGGGACTGGAGTAAGTCTCAACCTTTTGCTGTAGCTGCTACAAAGACTGACAAGGAAAAAGTGAG ataTGTAGCTTTTGACAATTTAGGAAGAAAACTAATCACAGGAATTGCAAATACGCCACAAGTTCAACCGCAATGGGATCGGGCTCCCGTAGGACAATTACTTCGAACTAGTTTAAT GAATTTTGAGAGGAATTTTAGGTCTCAGCCGCGACAAAGCCTCCCGGATATTGAGCTTTCACCTTGGCACTTGTGGAATCATGGTTCCTATGGAAGAGGGTCGACGGATAGTCACACTCTAGATAGAACTTCCCG TGCGTATCTGTTTATGCGCAGAGGTCACGAAATGTCCAGCTTCTCGCGATTCACCAATCATCAGTTCAGGAACGGTACAGGACGGCAGGAAGAGGCGCGATTTCAACGGCGACGTAATCTATCCGAAG AACTGAATCAGACTAACGAAGCTACATCTTCGCCGAATGTCACGAGAAATCCTCCTCGCCCGCCCAGCAATCCGGTGAATGCGGACAATATCGAGAACATATCGGACGACAGCAACGACGACGATTTTCCGAGCACCAGTTCCTTGAGGAGTCGTGATCGAGAACCCAACGCGACGAACGCTTCTCACTTTAGGGACACATTGTACGAGCGATGGAACAACGTGTTCGAGGATGATAGATTGCACGGAAGGAGAGATCCAGAGAGGAGGATCAATTTATGCTACAGAAATCTCGTCGATCAATATGTGACGCTCGTAAGACGTTACTTTAACATTTCCAGAAACAGAGATACG atCGATCGTGGCACAGACCCCATGGATATGCCAGAAACATCGGCTAATTCGGAAGAATCTAATAATAACAGAAACGAATCGTCGGCGGCAACTGAATCATCCATACGAAGATTAAGAAACGAATTGAATTCCAGCGCTCAAGCTAATAACAGCAATCTGGAGAGGCATCTACAACGATATCAGCGATTATTGGTGGAACGTTGTGAGCAGGAAGAGATCGGAACCACCCTTCATAATTTGAGGGAGGCTCTGAATGCCGCTGCCGAGAATAACAGTTCGTGCCTGGTGCGATTGCAGAGATTGCGAGAGAGATTGCAACGGCAGACGACAACTTTATTCGAGTATTCCAACAACCGTAATACTCGCCTCCAGTTACTTCGCAATGCTCTCAACGACGAGATCGAAGCGCTCAACAATATGGAGGCGCAATTTACTAACACAAGTTCCAGGATCGAACGATTGCGGGACGATTTCGCGATGTACGGTTTCCTGCCGCGAAATCGTCACATTGCGACCGATCCTTCGCAGGTGAATTTAAGCGATGCCGAATGGAGAGCGCTTACGCCAAACGACGGACAATTACCCAGCACCAGTTCTGCATCATCGATGCTGTCCTCGAGAATACACGATGATTTACATTCCGAATCTAGTGCATTCCCCAGCACAAGTGATGTCagagaaaatgaagaaaataacaCGGTATGGCCCGAAAATGCGAGTGGTACCGAGAACACTTCGAATACTTTGTCGAGAAATACAGGGAGGGCCATAAGAAGACGATTCGACGCCACAAACACAGAGGACGAACCGCCGAGGCGACGAAAACGTAAATTGGGGCCAATAATGTTACATCCCTATAtcg gcGATAGCTCATCTTCGAGCGACGAAAGCTATGCGCAAGCATCGACATCCCATAACAGTGCGTCTAATTTTACAGTGTCAAGTCACTCAGCGTTTCAGCCAAACGTACCCAAATCCACGCAACGAGCGAGCTCACAGAATCAAGAGGCGTCAGCTAGTTCTTCTAGAGTAGATGAAACTGACAGAAATAATTTCCCTGACAATTTAAATAACGAATCGAACGGAAATAATGTCCAGAACAATAGAACATCAAGAATCACACAAAGCTCGCAAGAAACATCGAGGTCTCAAGAGCTCAATAATAG aAATTCAGTCAGGAGAGTGCTTTGGGATGCTTTCCAGCGAAATTTACACGTGGATCGGGTAGAAAATAACAACACTGGGCAACAAGTATCCTTGGATGATTCGGAGAATGGATATTGGCTCCTTGAAGAGAATAGTAATTCAGACTCAAATTTAGACGATACAAATTCTAATAGCAACTCAAACTCTCGTCGATGGACCAGCCGATGGATACAATTGGATAATTCAAGCAGAAACTCTGAATATACCAACGATGTACCAAACGAGCGAACTAATCCGAGATCTTTATCGGAAAATGGAGATCAGAATTTCAACGATAGACATAGAGATCAAAGAAATCACTTGTTATCGCCTGTATCTGCGAATCCTACTCGCTATGAACAACCGCCGTTGTTTCCGTTTAGAAGCTTGCGAGAAAACCAATCCCAGAGAATAGAACAAAATCAAATACCCTCCGGCAGCGATTCTAATAACGATGCTCACTCGCAAATGTCTAATTCAGGTACAGTGGAATTGACGGAAAACGTTAACGATCCCATTGCAGTAAGAATCGCTGACACAGAATCTGATCGCGAAAACATTCGATCGACAGTGATGGACAGGCAACAGCAGCAAAACCAGGATCAACGAAATAGAGATGACGCAAATCTTGATTCTAGCGATATAGATCCAATAATACTCGGTGCCGACAATATAGATCCGAGAGAGAGTTCACTAGGTGTTCGGCAAGGAATTCAATTGCTTAGTCGTCACATCGACAATATGCATCGTTTATGCCG agCACGCTTAGAGATAGTTCAGTTATGTCAAGTACGCAAAATGTGGGAAGATCTACAACGGCAAATACGATCGTTGCACGTGACAGTTCGAATAGAAAGGCAGAACAATGATCAAACGGAGGCGCAAAGAGACAATCCTGGTCCATCAACGTCGGGTGCGAGTTCATCAAATGAATCGGCGAAGAATTTTAAGAAAGCTCTTCTGGAGAATTATCAGAGAGAGAATAACAGCGAGAGTGATCGCGATGCCAGATCGTACATAGATCAGAGTCAACCGTCAACTTCGAGGGGAATTCCTGATCTTGATGGAAATTACGAGGACGAATCCCCTTCGTCCGGTAATCGTAACATCGAGGAGAGCACGACCAATATAAGTCTTTCGAATTTGTTGCCAAGTGACACCGAATTACGACGGATGCAGCGTCTCAAACTGAACGAAATGCTGGACGGCCTGTACGCACGGCTGACGTCACGCTGCCAAAATTGCGACTCTCACGTCACCGACGTCGCGCCGCGAGCGAAAAACGACGATCACACGTATGCCAATTTGACATCCGACGGCGACGTGCAATTACCTAGTATGTCCAGCGTTGTATCGAATATCGGAGCCAACTCCAATTTGCCGGCCGTTACCGCGATAACGACAACCACAGAACCGTTACCCAGCATTTCGAGTTTCGTCAATAGCATTGATCGCGCCAGCTCTAGCAGATCGACCCAAGTATCAGACACGAATGCTAATTACACAGAAATGGACGATGCAACTgctaacaataacaataatgacaacaataatgataatatcaaCGCTGATTCTCTTATACAAGGTTCAGCGAATCAAGATGGAACGAACTCAGCTTTTGCATCGCTCGAATCATCTGCTAATAATTGTAGTAGACAACGTGGTAAACAGAAATATCTCAG aCGTTTAAAGCTGTTGTCTCTGTTGAGGTCGCATCGCGGTACGAGACAAAATCTTAGAACTCAGACCAATAATCCGTTTCGTCATTGCGAGCATGTCAGAAGACCGTGGAATTTACGTAGAAATGCATCCCAGAGTAGTAGCAGCAATAATAACGACTGTTTAGATGCGGATATAGATAGAACGCGAAGCTCGAACACGTCTGAGTATTTACAAAAGATGATTCTACGATTGGAAACGTTAGTTCGACAGCAGAGAGCTTTAGCTCGGAACAGCAACAATAACAGAGGATCAGATGGTGATAATCGTCGATCAGAAACTAATAGAGACAACGACAATCGAGAAATGGAAGAAATTCGCGAAGCTACAAGATTGAGAGCCAG ACAAGTTCTTGGCTTGATGGTGAGATCTCTGATTCAATTCTTTGAAGTAACAAGATCAGGAAATGGCTCCCAAAGCAATGTTCTTTATGAACAAATGTATA aactgTATGTGCTATTACATTTGGCCCTGGAGCTAACAGACTTGCTGCTAGCACAGTTAGTGATAACGAGACGTGAACTGGAATCTAGTCAATATAGGTCTTTCACTACCGATTTATCGGTCAACAACCAGAACGAGGAAGCGCGCAGTAACAGTGTCGACAGCAGTTTACAGACGGAGAATAATCGCGGAAACGATAACGCGTCAAGACGAAATACGGATAGAGAATGGAGTATTCGCAATGCACCGAGTACATCTAGCCTGGAGTCCGCGGAGGATCTTTTCTCGATAAACAGAAATAGACGTTTCTGCCTTATGGCGCAACAATTGAAGCAACTGTTTCGCCAGAGAACACAAAACAGTAACAATAATTTGCCCGAGAATCAAAGTGATCCTGTAGTAGCTGCACCTAACAACGACAATGGCGATGACAGCAATTACGACGATAACGCTCAAAGCGAAGATAATCGGCATTCGACCTCCGAGCACGCTTTGTCAGCGGAGGTACAGAGTATCGTAGAAAGAATCCAGAGCAGCAGTTCGATCGACAACGACGAGGTCAGGACGGGAGTTGAGAATCGAATAATCGACGCTGCGCATAACTCGCGCGAATCGCGAAACTTCAATGACAGCTATCGACGGAATTATAGAAATGCCACGGTATCCGAACCGGCGATGAGAAGACGCGCTTATGAATCGAGAAACTCCCAAGAAAGGAATACCACTCTTAATGAAAGTTGGAGGAGTTACGTCTCTTCATCGGGAGACGAACAAAGCAGCATTAGATCCTCGCAGCAGAGACCTCGGTGGGCCCGTCAATATGCGCGTGACACAAACTCGGCGTCGTTTGAGCGCCGATATGGCAATTCCGACGCGAATTATTTGAGCGCGCCTAACAATCGCAGATTTTTCGGTAGGGGAGGCGCGTCCCTTCGACGAGAATTTAACGTGCCCGAATTGCAAGTGAACAGCGTGCCTGTGAATGATTTCGACTTTTCCGGTCATCTTCGAAGAAGAGACGCACCAATTATGTCGCCGCATATGCTTCCTCcgtacttaattaataatttcctcCATAACAATAGCGACAATAGAAACAACGTTCGGACAAACGAACCGACAGTACAACCCGGAGTAGGTTGGATTGGAGTGCCGAACAATAGCAGAAATAGG GTATTGGCATTCTGGCGCAATCGATTTGGACCTGTTTTTATACCTCGTTATTCTGAACTCACGGCTAATGGAGGATCACGAAGTGGAGAAGGTGCTGCTGGCAATCCTGGTGGTGGTAACGGTAGTAGCAGTAGCAGTAGTGGTGGCGGTGGTGGCGATGGCGATGGTGGCGGTGGTGACGATGGACCTGGTAGTgcaggaggaggaggaggaggaggaaatgGAGAGGGAGGACAAGAACCTGGAAATGATAATGATTATTTGGACATTG AAAGTATACCAGTGGGTATGTCGTTCAATTCAGCGTTGGAAGTGCAGAGTTATCGAGTACAAGCCTGGGACTTTTCGAATGGTGATATACCTGATATTACGGATC CTGACAAAAACGTTGTGGTGCGCGAGTGTAAGATTCATAATGATGCCTGTATCGATATATCCACAGATGGAAAGTTGCTAGCAACTCTTTTGCCATCGGGTCGTATTAATGTGACCACCATGTtag GTATTTACAGTCTGCAGTGGGAAACACTAGGAGAAAGGATTTATTCGACGAAAATTGATCAAACTGTAGTTTCTGTCTCGATGTCACCAACGCAACAACATCTCTTAGTAGGTTTGGGACGCAGAGTTCATATCCCCGCCAGGCCATTTCCAATGGCTCTAATCTACAAGTTAAAGGAGAAGCAACTTGACGACGAGAAAAATGTCTCGTCGACGGATTCGACTGTGGAATCTTCATATGATTCCTCTGACGTCGAGATTCTCGATGATAACATTTCTACAAATACTATCCCGAGACGAAACAACAATAATGTTGCCAGTTTAGTCAGCAGTTACAGGCCGAATTGGCGAGTACGAATGAGAACCGAGCTGGACATTAAACGTAACAGAGAAAGTATGGTGCTTATTCGAGAATTGCTACAAAGTAGCCGGGAAACCTCCTACATCAACAGCCTAAACTGCATTAGATGGGCGCCGCAGCCGGGTCAAGGGATGATCTATGCCACGAGTACCGGACAGTTAAATATTCTACAGTGA